A portion of the Psilocybe cubensis strain MGC-MH-2018 chromosome 10, whole genome shotgun sequence genome contains these proteins:
- a CDS encoding Guanine nucleotide-binding protein alpha-4 subunit produces the protein MGLPTSTTSSTSTSDKPLTTLLLPPPNETPSERSTRLEAEAAARRVSEMINEELKVERAERRRRERGVVRVLLLGQSESDWDAERASWRAVIQLNVIRSIITIVEALQAEMDGEPEGEGDLQHPVSPGGSSSAGGGGEASGSGVGGGTGREGSKQLSTLLTGKHQVLKMRLGPLRRVETDLKRRLGAGSDEDMGLPLPSPAPAAAAATGDGAATNVLGRASLGPLSLETDSQGLARPLGAASAQREFGVTRLQEALQRGQRLVRKGSAQSVRRQARVGSGRATPVGEDGEGEGEMVDDATEILASCLDDMKALWTDDVVRAVLRKRRIRIEDTAGFFLDDLDRIAQRDYSPSDDDVVRARLRTLGVQEYRIRLDDGPTSIFAGGIGGDAGKEWILYDVGGSRTVSQRHAWLPYFDNVQAIIFLAPVSCFDERLTEDARVNRLEDSFLLWRTVCSSKLLASTTMILFLNKCDLLKRKLKAGVQVRKYLPSYGERANDVNTVVKYLREKFKEQLKEHSPPQRASYFYATSVVDTKATATTIKAVRPPRCSIQVRQDDQDRWSTIESRLSTLDSRLSTLDSGRANHVQVNLSPLV, from the exons ATGGGTCTCCCAACATCCacaacctcctccacctccacctccgacAAGCCCCTCACaaccctcctccttcccccACCCAACGAAACTCCCTCGGAAAGAAGCACCCGCCTGGAAGCAGAGGCGGCGGCAAGGAGAGTGAGTGAGATGATTAATGAGGAGTTGAAGGTTGAGAGGGctgagaggaggaggagggagaggggggtTGTGAGGGTGCTTTTGTTGGGGCAGAGTGAGagtg ACTGGGACGCCGAGCGCGCGTCGTGGCGCGCTGTGATCCAGCTCAACGTGATCCGCTCGATCATTACGATTGTGGAGGCGCTGCAAGCTGAGATGGACGGGGAGcccgagggcgagggcgatcTGCAGCACCCTGTCAGTCCTGGGGGGAGTAGCAGTGCAGGTGGCGGGGGAGAGGCAAGTGGGAGTGGTGTGGGAGGAGGCACGGGGAGGGAAGGGAGTAAACAGTTGTCGACGCTGTTGACGGGTAAACACCAGGTGCTGAAGATGCGCCTCGGGCCGTTACGCCGCGTCGAGACTGATCTGAAGAGGCGGCTTGGCGCGGGGTCGGATGAGGATATGGGCTTGCCCTTGCCATCGCcagcgcctgctgctgctgctgcgacgGGTGATGGCGCAGCGACGAATGTGCTGGGCAGAGCGAGTCTCGGCCCGTTAAGTCTCGAAACGGATTCGCAGGGTCTGGCGCGCCCGCTTGGTGCTGCGTCAGCGCAACGCGAGTTTGGAGTGACGCGGTTGCAGGAGGCGTTGCAGCGCGGACAGCGCCTGGTGCGGAAGGGCTCGGCGCAGAGTGTGAGGAGGCAGGCGAGGGTGGGGAGTGGGCGTGCGACGCCGGTTGgtgaggatggggagggggaaggAGAGATGGTGGACGATGCGACGGAGATTCTGGCGAGTTGTTTGGACGATATGAAGGCGCTGTGGACGGACGATGTCGTACGTGCCGTGCTCAGAAAGCGGAGGATAAGGATCGAGGATACAGCTGGGTT TTTCCTGGACGACCTCGACCGCATCGCCCAGCGCGATTACTCGCCGTCAGACGATGACGTCGTCCGCGCACGACTCCGCACGCTCGGTGTGCAAGAGTACCGCATCAGACTGGATGACGGCCCGACTAGCATCTTTGCGGGCGGTATCGGCGGAGACGCTGGCAAAGAGTGGATCTTGTACGACGTAGGTGGTTCGCGGACCGTG TCTCAGCGCCACGCGTGGTTGCCGTACTTTGATAATGTCCAAGCTATCATATTCC TGGCGCCCGTATCATGCTTCGACGAGCGTCTCACCGAAGACGCACGCGTCAACCGCCTCGAagactccttcctcctctggcGCACCGTCTGCTCCTCCAAGCTCCTCGCCAGCACGACGATGATCCTCTTCCTGAACAAATGCGATCTCCTGAAGAGGAAGCTGAAAGCGGGTGTGCAGGTGCGCAAGTATCTGCCTAGTTATGGCGAGCGCGCGAATGATGTGAATACTGTTGTGAAAT ATttgagagaaaagtttaaaGAGCAGCTAAAGGAACACTCGCCTCCACAGCGCGCGAGCTACTTTTACGCTACGTCCGTCGTC GACACAAAAGCTACAGCGACGACTATAAAAGCTG TTCGACCACCACGATGTTCTATTCAAGTACGGCAAGACGATCAGGATAGGTGGTCGACTATCGAGTCCCGACTCTCGACTCTCGACTCTCGACTCTCGACTCTCGACAGTGGACGCGCTAACCACGTTCAGGTCAATTTGTCGCCACTAGTCTAA
- a CDS encoding ATP-dependent DNA helicase tlh1 (ATP-dependent DNA helicase tlh1 (Fragment)): MEDPSEPAKRRRRETEDDGGREGRARRKDNQRSVTVGDTVVPRNADMKFQCTHCRKAYSTPYSLQRHFADSHAEPSLEVPQQTSDNERSLSPPSPAPMFSSQLPRPSWGAAPPTRAAPPASQLHPPSTRLFLIPHAPSRQVSPRPLGSRAGSPPTMIPAPVTPAASRPSTRTFLGLRAISSQGSPRPLVSSPGSPPTMIPGPVSPAPLRNVSAQRMTPTPPGMHQPPPIRATPTTAMEVDVSLYDIVPDDHTVIYDDAHNLPALGIVINTFLKIVICIECGEAIEPASVCAHVKQHNAHYTPGPTLLEDLRRKYGIVSLAEIAYSAGPIRPIFGIPIEADQLHFCSKCHRGYNSLLSLRGHQSNGQRCQVPITQRACYTMYGQILTKGPSKRYFPVDTSCLSLRQDIPFAYSTVFGTTMPPPPDYTQLPVQDIEDPQNLSSFLFREGWLDAVKGLTPVDIQEVTRLPDAKTEPWGKQLQLAAHHALASVQLLVNEHHTFGMTHNIAQFNQSSNMSSNNFNHIQPETQQRYGNIIVRLIFNVLRTMDSAWTSPVRYPALDESQKVILLELRAKLDGGDKKLIDEAYQKACYSLFAHERRQYPISSKLRKFFSPVILFVVFYSLRANGSFRLASEITGICAAVEYCIRATMLFEIERISEESNVSSFDALKKVERYISTGQETPMAFIYNVHRVLASVRSDEVTASQFRFTDKNGREVSCNGHLISLSMIKKMHDEEHVRYENMVQDRLFFGEDIPSDLFPELDLESIVDSANNTSAGYCFLDDPRNNFSAYRDSYGRWLLSDPVRAQRFVYMHEGELVWKPSAALDLLRRMERVREVLAPGVSYSTLLQVRGSEFARALLRNTPAALRNLRFEMHLLAHVALQDKTSHLHLKDRHIPHVITREWAESLIRNLAVFRPFEEVLVAKFLNPEALHRYRVQLWPGIKSTMTSEAFSAQCGDMTMRYLLQPFKPLRWRSLITAFARFLPDSRSYESQKEFFVDTAMMHSSAMSNNRYGRHSDQASQSDFRTTIGCIQAALDMQKHVGIGQARPFTLTVPSEVPETFTGGAQGIVHDVSSLERIARSAMLEITGSLEDRVKETILDSMAVVMAQILPKTPRPLNENNLRPVADIDPHPSRLRSLRQFLKRPAANFSCPEQALLLELMCRGQQSVLGILGTGKGKTMLVFLYAYLFGSCGITVVILPLSSLRIEYSRRAQELDISSSIWTPTAKHNLDVQLLCVSIEHVNFHDFESDLASLEHQKRLNCIIFDEVHKVVTDITYRPSFEKFWVLNKVKAPIYGLSGSLPPSTMAEFNQLTGTTWKVVRTTSNRPELAYRIIHVTGDMLKRLVEDIAMYIANYGPRDRLMVFCRTKEDVTALSDALRVPGFTSHTTETNDDTLRKWRSGENIVIVATSILGCGLDYPSVRHVLHWGIAHSMVDQHQQESRAGRDGQRAEAITYVASPSRRYSKSATAHGLSELEKWSSSTDMCLRAIPSSYLDGVPITCSLLPNCELCAYCLEQMNVAPPLRVASISHLISDPVSVPAKPQTTPIRPPFRVFVPPKTPITPVIQSGESTPASAVDLTSSSAFCQVSSPSTLVAGASDDSGTFGTTAGSPVSPTFHSAKRVLPEDDNTASKRF, encoded by the exons ATGGAAG ATCCATCTGAACCAGCGAAGCGACGCAGGAGGGAAACAGAAGACGATGGTGGACGTGAAGGGCGTGCGAGGCGAAAAGACAACCAGCGATCGGTCACAGTAGGCGATACTGTGGTGCCACGCAACGCCGACATGAAATTTCAGTGCACACACTGCCGCAAGGCGTACAGTACGCCCTACAGTTTACAG CGTCACTTTGCTGATTCGCACGCAGAACCGTCGTTGGAGGTTCCCCAGCAGACCTCAGACAACGAGCGATCGTTATCTCCACCGTCGCCGGCGCCCATGTTTTCATCACAGCTCCCTCGCCCATCTTGGGGAGCCGCACCTCCTACAAGAGCCGCACCTCCCGCTTCACAGCTTCATCCGCCATCTACGCGCTTGTTTCTTATCCCGCACGCTCCCAGCAGGCAAGTGTCGCCGCGTCCCTTGGGCTCGAGGGCAGGATCGCCCCCAACAATGATTCCTGCGCCGGTAACCCCTGCGGCGAGTCGGCCATCTACGCGCACGTTTCTTGGCCTGCGCGCTATCAGCAGCCAGGGGTCGCCGCGTCCGTTGGTCTCGAGCCCAGGATCGCCCCCAACGATGATACCTGGGCCCGTTTCTCCTGCGCCACTGCGCAACGTATCTGCGCAGAGGATGACACCGACACCTCCGGGCATGCATCAGCCACCGCCTATTCGCGCCACGCCCACCACTGCGATGGAAGTAGATGTTTCGCTCTACGACATCGTACCCGATGACCACACAGTCATCTACGACGACGCGCACAATCTTCCGGCCCTTGGAATTGTTATCAACACTTTTCTCAAGATTGTTATCTGCATAGAATGTGGGGAAGCGATTGAGCCGGCGTCGGTGTGCGCACACGTCAAGCAGCACAATGCACACTATACACCAGGCCCCACATTGCTCGAAGATCTTCGGCGGAAATACGGGATCGTGTCGCTGGCTGAGATAGCCTACAGCGCTGGACCAATCCGTCCGATTTTTGGGATTCCTATAGAGGCTGATCAGCTCCATTTTTGTTCCAAATGCCACCGCGGCTACAACTCGTTGTTGAGCCTGCGGGGTCACCAGTCTAACGGGCAGCGTTGCCAAGTGCCTATCACGCAGCGCGCTTGCTACACGATGTACGGGCAGATACTTACAAAAGGCCCAAGCAAGCGTTATTTTCCAGTCGATACTTCGTGCCTCTCGCTTCGCCAGGACATTCCCTTTGCATACTCGACTGTTTTTGGAACAACAATGCCGCCTCCACCCGATTACACACAGTTGCCCGTCCAAGACATTGAGGACCCGCAAAATCTGTCCTCGTTTCTCTTCCGCGAAGGATGGCTTGACGCAGTGAAAGGGTTGACCCCTGTCGACATCCAGGAGGTTACCAGGCTACCAGACGCCAAGACCGAGCCATGGGGCAAACAACTCCAGCTCGCAGCCCATCACGCACTGGCCAGTGTACAGCTACTGGTGAACGAACACCATACGTTCGGGATGACACATAATATTGCTCAGTTCAATCAATC AAGCAACATGTCGTCAAACAATTTCAACCACATTCAACCCGAGACGCAGCAGCGATACGGAAACATTATTGTGCGGCTTATTTTCAACGTTTTGCGCACCATGGACTCCGCGTGGACATCTCCCGTGCGCTACCCCGCTCTCGACGAATCTCAGAAAGTAATTTTGCTAGAGCTACGAGCCAAACTGGACGGCGGAGACAAGAAGCTCATCGACGAGGCATATCAGAAGGCGTGCTACTCATTATTTGCACACGAGCGACGCCAGTACCCGATCAGCTCTAAGCTGCGAAAATTCTTCTCGCCCGTCATCTTGTTCGTAGTTTTCTACTCTCTGCGCGCGAACGGGAGCTTTCGCTTGGCGTCAGAGATTACGGGCATATGCGCCGCCGTTGAATACTGCATTCGGGCGACAATGCtctttgaaattgaaaggaTTTCCGAAGAATCCAATGTATCGTCATTCGA CGCTCTCAAAAAGGTGGAAAGGTACATCTCAACGGGGCAGGAGACGCCAATGGCGTTTATTTACAACGTCCACCGTGTTCTCGCATCTGTGCGCTCAGACGAAGTCACCGCTTCCCAGTTTCGTTTCACGGACAAGAACGGAAGAGAGGTTAGCTGCAATGGCCACCTCATATCTCTATCGATGATCAAGAAAATGCACGACGAGGAGCATGTTCGGTATGAGAACATGGTGCAGGATCGTCTCTTTTTTGGCGAAGACATACCCAGCGATCTCTTCCCTGAACTCGACCTCGAGAGCATAGTCGACAGCGCCAACAATACATCTGCTGGCTATTGCTTCCTGGACGACCCTCGTAACAATTTTTCTGCTTATCGGGACTCTTACGGACGTTGGTTGCTCTCCGACCCTGTGCGAGCCCAGCGTTTCGTTTATATGCATGAAGGCGAACTCGTTTGGAAGCCTTCTGCCGCCCTTGACCTATTGCGGCGCATGGAACGCGTACGCGAGGTCCTAGCGCCGGGGGTTTCCTACTCGACTCTTCTGCAGGTTCGGGGGTCGGAATTTGCACGCGCGTTACTCAGGAACACACCCGCAGCCCTACGAAACCTGCGGTTTGAGATGCACTTGCTGGCGCACGTTGCGTTGCAGGACAAGACATCGCATCTACATCTCAAGGATCGCCACATTCCTCACGTCATTACCCGCGAGTGGGCAGAGTCCCTCATCCGAAACCTTGCTGTATTTCGCCCGTTTGAAGAAGTTCTGGTGGCGAAATTCCTCAACCCCGAAGCACTTCATCGCTATCGCGTTCAGCTTTGGCCGGGCATCAAATCGACGATGACGTCTGAGGCATTCAGTGCTCAATGTGGCGACATGACAATGCGCTATCTCCTGCAGCCGTTCAAGCCTCTTCGCTGGCGCTCTCTGATCACGGCGTTTGCGCGTTTCTTGCCGGATTCTCGCTCATACGAGTCTCAAAAGGAGTTTTTTGTCGACACGGCCATGATGCACTCATCGGCGATGAGCAACAATCGATACGGGCGACATTCTGACCAGGCGTCGCAGTCCGACTTTCGTACAACCATTGGGTGCATCCAGGCCGCTTTAGACATGCAGAAGCATGTTGGGATTGGACAGGCGCGTCCGTTTACGCTCACTGTACCATCCGAGGTACCTGAGACTTTCACTGGTGGCGCTCAAG GAATTGTACACGACGTTAGCTCGCTAGAGCGCATAGCGCGGTCAGCTATGCTCGAAATCACAGGAAGTTTGGAGGATCGCGTGAAGGAGACCATCCTCGACTCTATGGCGGTCGTCATGGCGCAGATTTTGCCCAAGACACCTCGTCCGCTCAACGAGAACAACCTCCGCCCTGTTGCAGACATTGACCCCCACCCCTCGCGCCTACGCTCTCTGCGTCAATTCCTCAAGCGGCCTGCAGCGAACTTTAGCTGCCCCGAGCAGGCGCTCCTCCTGGAGCTCATGTGCCGCGGGCAGCAGAGCGTGCTGGGTATCTTGGGCACGGGCAAGGGAAAGACGATGCTGGTCTTTCTCTATGCTTATTTATTCGGGAGCTGTGGCATTACGGTTGTCATTCTTCCGCTGTCATCCCTCCGCATCGAGTACAGCCGGCGCGCACAAGAGCTGGATATCTCCTCGTCAATCTGGACGCCAACGGCGAAGCACAATTTGGACGTTCAGCTGCTGTGTGTCTCGATTGAGCACGTCAACTTTCACGACTTTGAGAG TGATCTCGCGTCTTTAGAGCACCAGAAGCGTCTGAACTGCATCATCTTTGATGAAGTTCACAAGGTGGTCACGGATATCACCTATCGGCCCTCGTTTGAGAAATTCTGGGTTCTCAACAAGGTAAAGGCGCCGATATATGGGCTTTCTGGATCTCTGCCTCCGTCGACAATGGCAGAGTTCAATCAGCTTACGGGTACCACATGGAAGGTTGTCCGTACGACTTCAAACCGACCCGAGCTTGCCTACAGGATCATCCACGTCACCGGCGACATGCTGAAACGGCTCGTTGAAGATATCGCAATGTACATTGCGAATTATGGACCCCGCGATCGTCTAATGGTCTTTTGTCGCACCAAAGAAGATGTAACGGCGCTGTCCGACGCTCTTAGAGTGCCTGGTTTCACCTCGCACACCACCGAAACCAACGACGACACGTTGCGAAAATGGCGCTCTGGTGAAAACATTGTCATCGTCGCCACAAGTATTCTGGGCTGTGGGCTCGACTACCCAAGCGTTCGCCATGTCCTACACTGGGGCATTGCGCACTCGATGGTTGATCAGCATCAGCAGGAGTCTCGCGCTGGCAGGGACGGGCAGCGTGCTGAAGCCATCACATACGTGGCTTCTCCTTCTCGTCGTTACTCCAAATCTGCGACCGCGCATGGCCTTTCAGAGCTCGAAAAATGGTCCTCGTCAACGGATATGTGTTTGCGGGCCATTCCTAGCTCGTATCTTGACGGCGTTCCCATCACATGCTCCTTGCTCCCGAACTGTGAGCTTTGTGCCTACTGCTTGGAACAGATGAACGTCGCTCCGCCTCTGCGAGTGGCCTCGATCTCCCACCTCATCAGCGACCCAGTTTCTGTGCCAGCTAAGCCCCAAACAACCCCGATTCGCCCGCCATTCCGTGTTTTTGTCCCTCCAAAAACACCTATCACCCCCGTCATACAGTCTGGCGAGTCTACGCCTGCCTCTGCCGTTGATTTGACGTCAAG TTCTGCTTTTTGCCAAGTTTCATCACCATCGACTCTAGTTGCTGGGGCCAGCGACGACAGCGGGACCTTTGGTACCACAGCTGGCTCTCCAGTGTCCCCCACCTTCCACTCTGCGAAGCGCGTGCTTCCGGAAGACGACAACACGGCCAGTAAAcggttttag